Proteins from a genomic interval of Brucella melitensis bv. 1 str. 16M:
- a CDS encoding MarR family winged helix-turn-helix transcriptional regulator: protein MSNGPEIPFETTLFVRDTCLCLHVQRAARALARLFDEALRPAGLTNGQFSLMMSLNRPSPPPMKPVAELLAMDQTTLTAALKPLQRRGWVEILVNPADRRERLLQLTAEGKAVLASAVPIWTATHAQIEARLAGGNGDALRHDLIMLSS, encoded by the coding sequence ATGTCAAATGGCCCAGAAATCCCTTTTGAAACAACGCTTTTCGTTCGTGATACCTGCCTTTGCCTGCATGTTCAGCGCGCCGCGCGCGCGTTGGCCCGCCTTTTTGACGAAGCGCTTCGCCCAGCAGGGCTTACAAACGGGCAATTCTCGCTCATGATGTCGCTCAATCGGCCAAGCCCACCGCCCATGAAGCCGGTGGCGGAACTTCTGGCCATGGACCAGACCACGCTGACAGCGGCCCTCAAGCCCTTGCAACGGCGAGGCTGGGTGGAAATTCTCGTCAATCCCGCCGACCGGCGCGAGCGCCTTTTGCAACTGACAGCAGAAGGAAAGGCCGTTCTTGCCTCTGCGGTTCCGATCTGGACGGCCACCCATGCGCAGATTGAGGCGCGGCTTGCGGGCGGAAACGGCGATGCACTGCGACATGATCTTATAATGCTTTCAAGCTGA
- a CDS encoding NAD(P)/FAD-dependent oxidoreductase, which yields MDAANSPHIVVVGAGFGGLQLIRDLDGAKVRITLIDQRNHHLFQPLLYQVATTILSTSEIAWPIRNLFRDRAEVTTLLGTVIDVDTARKSVFLENGDEVSYDMLVLATGARHAYFGNDQWEKLAPGLKALEDATTIRRRLLLAFERAEREPDMARRQALLTFSIVGGGPTGVELAGIIAELARRTLWPEFRNIDTRQARVLLLEVGPRILSAFPEDLSAYARRALEKLGVEVRLGIPVKDITQEGVTVGDEFIPCHTTVWAAGVAASPAALWLDAESDRAGRVKVLSNLSVPGHEDIFAIGDTAWVEGDDGRPVPGIAPAAKQQGAYVAKVIRSRVENKTPPLPFRYKHQGNLATIGKGAAVVDMGRIRLKGTIAWWFWGIAHIFFLIGTRSRAAVAWSWLWTYITGQHSARLITQGKPSDEFR from the coding sequence ATGGATGCAGCCAACAGCCCCCATATCGTCGTCGTCGGTGCCGGTTTTGGCGGGCTGCAACTGATCCGTGATCTCGACGGGGCCAAGGTTCGCATCACCCTGATCGATCAGCGCAACCATCATCTGTTCCAGCCGTTGCTTTATCAGGTGGCCACAACCATCCTTTCCACCTCAGAAATTGCCTGGCCGATCCGCAATCTTTTTCGTGACCGGGCAGAAGTGACCACGCTGCTCGGCACCGTGATCGATGTTGACACGGCGCGAAAAAGCGTCTTTCTCGAAAATGGCGATGAGGTTTCCTATGATATGCTCGTGCTCGCTACCGGCGCGCGTCATGCCTATTTCGGCAATGACCAATGGGAAAAGCTGGCGCCCGGCCTCAAGGCACTGGAAGACGCCACCACCATTCGCCGGCGCCTGCTGCTGGCCTTTGAACGCGCCGAGCGCGAGCCCGACATGGCCCGGCGGCAGGCGCTGCTGACCTTCAGCATCGTCGGCGGAGGGCCGACCGGCGTGGAGCTGGCGGGCATCATAGCCGAACTTGCCAGACGAACCCTTTGGCCGGAATTTCGCAATATCGATACACGGCAGGCGCGTGTGCTGCTTCTGGAGGTAGGTCCGCGCATTCTGTCCGCCTTTCCCGAAGACCTCTCGGCCTATGCGCGCAGGGCGCTGGAAAAGCTGGGCGTTGAGGTTCGGCTTGGCATTCCTGTCAAGGATATTACGCAGGAAGGCGTGACTGTCGGCGATGAATTCATTCCCTGCCATACCACCGTCTGGGCGGCTGGTGTCGCCGCCTCACCTGCCGCACTTTGGCTCGACGCGGAGAGCGACCGGGCGGGCCGCGTAAAGGTGCTTTCCAACCTCAGCGTACCCGGCCACGAAGATATTTTCGCCATTGGCGACACGGCATGGGTTGAAGGCGATGATGGCCGCCCCGTTCCGGGCATTGCGCCCGCAGCAAAACAGCAGGGCGCTTATGTCGCAAAGGTGATCCGCAGCCGGGTTGAAAACAAGACGCCGCCTCTGCCCTTCCGCTACAAACATCAGGGCAACCTCGCCACCATCGGCAAGGGAGCAGCGGTCGTGGATATGGGGCGGATCAGGCTGAAAGGCACGATTGCCTGGTGGTTCTGGGGCATAGCGCATATCTTTTTCCTGATCGGCACGCGCAGCCGCGCCGCCGTGGCATGGAGCTGGCTGTGGACATATATAACCGGCCAGCATAGCGCTCGGCTCATCACGCAGGGCAAGCCGTCGGATGAGTTTCGCTAG
- a CDS encoding DUF488 domain-containing protein, with the protein MAEVSLKRIYEEPSPQDGYRVLVDRVWPRGMTKEKARIDVWAKDIAPSTELRKWFGHDPAKWGDFQKKYREELESKLPALKDLLAGAGGRHITLLYGAKDEEHNQAVVLHNFMEKL; encoded by the coding sequence ATGGCAGAAGTCAGCTTGAAGCGAATTTACGAAGAGCCGTCCCCGCAGGATGGCTATCGTGTGCTTGTCGATCGTGTGTGGCCGCGCGGCATGACGAAGGAAAAGGCAAGGATCGACGTCTGGGCAAAGGACATTGCCCCTTCCACCGAATTGCGAAAATGGTTTGGCCACGACCCCGCCAAGTGGGGAGATTTCCAGAAGAAATACCGGGAAGAACTTGAAAGCAAACTGCCCGCCCTGAAGGATCTGCTTGCCGGGGCCGGGGGCAGGCACATCACGCTGCTTTATGGCGCGAAGGATGAGGAGCACAATCAGGCTGTTGTGCTGCACAACTTTATGGAAAAGCTGTAA
- a CDS encoding response regulator produces MKEDAHILIVDDDKDIRDLLHEFLKRRGMHVSIACNGDEMLDVLSRTPIDLVILDVMLPGKSGIEICQDVRRTSRVPIIMLTAIADAADKILGLEIGADDYIAKPFDPRELLARIRAVLRRFEGNRSPQRALTQIYRFAGWTLDCARRRLTSPHDVRVELTTAEFNLLEAFVKSSQHILSRDQLMEMAGHQAVYGYDRSVDILISRLRKKLEDDPCAPKLILTIRGGGYQFGHEVEIA; encoded by the coding sequence TTGAAAGAAGACGCCCACATTCTGATCGTCGATGACGACAAGGATATACGCGACCTTCTGCACGAATTTCTCAAACGGCGCGGAATGCACGTTTCCATCGCCTGCAATGGTGATGAAATGCTGGATGTGCTGAGCCGCACGCCCATTGATCTTGTCATTCTGGATGTCATGCTGCCGGGAAAAAGCGGCATAGAAATCTGTCAGGATGTGCGGCGCACCTCCCGTGTGCCTATCATTATGCTGACGGCCATTGCCGATGCAGCCGACAAGATACTGGGATTGGAAATCGGCGCGGACGACTATATCGCCAAGCCCTTCGACCCGCGCGAGTTGCTTGCGCGCATCCGCGCCGTGCTTCGCCGTTTCGAGGGCAATCGCAGCCCGCAGCGCGCCCTTACGCAGATTTACCGCTTCGCGGGCTGGACGCTCGACTGCGCCCGGCGGCGCCTCACATCGCCCCACGATGTGCGGGTGGAACTGACGACAGCCGAATTCAACCTGCTCGAAGCTTTCGTCAAAAGCTCGCAGCATATTCTAAGCCGCGACCAGTTGATGGAAATGGCAGGCCATCAGGCCGTCTATGGCTATGATCGCAGCGTGGATATTCTCATCAGCCGCCTGCGCAAGAAGCTGGAGGACGATCCGTGCGCGCCGAAGCTGATCCTTACCATTCGCGGCGGCGGCTACCAGTTCGGGCATGAAGTGGAAATAGCATGA
- a CDS encoding ATP-binding protein gives MRLPLPHSLPIWLLTILISGLLTTQIATLWIVSQDRADANNALELFRLSERATYLVKLLHATPPDDWNNLAIRVSGSGEAMNITSEPDVTTALASEDDLAELEDVLVARLTRYGVVDARIRRDTTGYRLPKEETAVHDSTEMGIIEKQIDSLAATTRSGASLTTSLQFNDGRWLNFITHITPIDPIVTSDTIPLFTLVALCVILGAIWATQRLIAPYRILEDAIDRIGGDLKSPPLPETGIREYTAAARAVNSMQARLLDYVAEREQLAAALAHDLRTPLTRMKLRMELLDDDALRQSLSRDLNDIEAISRSVIDFATSELAHEKAERLDLWSLLLSVADKYPQVSLDEKGSDYRDAICLCQPISIQRCITNLIDNALAYGGKVRLSLHRDGDDLLLRIKDNGPGISPERIEEMFKPFSRADKSRNRESGGFGLGLTIARNIARKNGGEISLRNDPAGGLIAELRLPGSRLMPR, from the coding sequence ATGAGATTGCCCCTTCCACACTCGCTGCCAATCTGGCTCCTGACCATTCTCATAAGCGGTCTTCTGACCACACAGATCGCCACACTGTGGATCGTTTCGCAGGACCGCGCCGATGCCAATAATGCGCTGGAACTTTTCCGCCTCAGCGAGCGCGCAACCTATCTGGTCAAATTGCTGCATGCCACACCGCCAGACGATTGGAATAATCTGGCTATCCGTGTTTCCGGTTCCGGGGAGGCCATGAACATAACGAGCGAGCCGGACGTTACAACCGCGCTTGCTTCCGAAGACGATCTGGCAGAGCTGGAAGACGTGCTCGTCGCCCGCCTTACACGCTACGGCGTGGTGGATGCCCGTATCCGCCGCGATACGACCGGATATCGCCTGCCGAAAGAAGAAACGGCAGTGCATGACAGCACCGAGATGGGCATTATCGAAAAGCAGATCGACAGTCTTGCGGCCACCACCCGCTCCGGCGCGAGCCTCACCACCTCATTACAGTTCAATGACGGGCGGTGGCTGAATTTTATCACACATATCACTCCGATCGATCCGATTGTGACAAGCGACACCATTCCGCTTTTCACGCTCGTTGCGCTTTGCGTGATCCTCGGAGCAATATGGGCGACGCAACGCCTGATTGCTCCCTATCGCATTCTTGAAGATGCGATAGACCGAATTGGCGGTGATCTGAAAAGCCCGCCTTTGCCGGAAACCGGCATTCGCGAATACACGGCGGCGGCACGCGCGGTAAACAGTATGCAGGCCCGGCTTCTCGATTACGTGGCCGAACGCGAGCAGCTTGCAGCCGCACTGGCGCATGACCTGCGCACACCGTTGACCCGTATGAAATTACGCATGGAACTTCTCGACGACGATGCTTTGCGGCAATCGCTGTCGCGTGATCTCAACGATATCGAGGCAATATCCCGCTCGGTGATCGATTTTGCCACTTCCGAACTTGCGCATGAAAAAGCCGAGCGGCTGGACCTCTGGTCCCTGCTGCTCTCGGTCGCCGACAAATATCCGCAGGTTTCGCTTGACGAGAAAGGCTCGGACTATCGCGATGCAATCTGCCTGTGCCAGCCCATCTCCATTCAGCGTTGCATCACCAATCTCATCGACAATGCGCTGGCCTATGGCGGCAAGGTGCGACTTTCGCTTCATCGCGACGGCGATGATCTGTTGTTGCGCATAAAGGATAACGGCCCCGGCATTTCCCCCGAACGCATCGAGGAAATGTTCAAACCGTTCAGCCGAGCCGACAAATCCCGCAATCGCGAATCCGGCGGATTCGGCCTCGGCCTCACCATTGCGCGCAATATTGCGCGGAAAAATGGCGGTGAGATTAGCCTGCGCAACGATCCCGCAGGCGGATTGATTGCCGAGCTGCGTCTGCCTGGTTCGAGACTTATGCCGAGATAA
- a CDS encoding HlyD family secretion protein, protein MSVSKKYIRGGFAILIGLLGVFIILWAWQLPPFKHSVETTDNAYVRGQVTVMSPQVSGYITKVNVTDYEQVKKGDLLFEIDSRSYQQKLDQALAALDSKKAALANSEQSQRSAEATIKAREAQISGAKAALEVAKANTVRVDALLPRGVTTQSSADTAHGNMLQAQAAVDQAEAALAVAKEDLRTIIVAREGLNADLHNAEAAVALARIDLQNTKILAPRDGKLGEVGVRLGQYVTAGTQLVSLVPAVKWIMANFKETQLYGMKVGQPVTLTVDALRHAELKGHIEAFSPATGSEFSVIKSDNATGNFTKITQRLSVRISIDEGQPDAELLAPGMSVVVRVDTASTPDK, encoded by the coding sequence ATGTCCGTATCCAAGAAATATATCCGCGGTGGCTTTGCAATCCTGATTGGCCTTTTGGGTGTTTTCATCATCTTGTGGGCTTGGCAGTTGCCGCCGTTCAAACACAGTGTCGAAACGACCGACAATGCCTATGTGCGCGGGCAGGTGACGGTTATGAGCCCGCAGGTTTCAGGCTATATAACCAAAGTCAACGTGACCGATTACGAGCAGGTCAAAAAAGGCGATCTGCTTTTTGAGATCGATAGCCGCAGCTATCAGCAAAAGCTGGATCAGGCGCTTGCCGCGTTGGACAGCAAGAAGGCGGCACTTGCCAATTCGGAGCAGAGCCAGCGTTCCGCCGAGGCAACGATAAAGGCGCGAGAAGCCCAGATATCGGGGGCAAAGGCGGCGCTTGAAGTGGCAAAAGCCAATACGGTTCGTGTCGATGCCCTGTTGCCGCGCGGTGTGACGACACAAAGCTCTGCCGATACGGCACATGGCAATATGCTTCAGGCGCAGGCTGCGGTCGATCAGGCCGAAGCGGCACTGGCCGTTGCGAAGGAGGATTTGCGCACCATCATCGTCGCGCGTGAAGGGCTCAATGCCGACCTGCACAATGCAGAGGCTGCGGTGGCGCTGGCCAGGATCGACCTCCAGAACACGAAGATCCTTGCTCCAAGGGATGGCAAGCTTGGCGAAGTCGGTGTGCGGCTTGGCCAATATGTCACCGCAGGCACACAGCTTGTTTCGCTCGTGCCGGCCGTCAAATGGATCATGGCCAATTTCAAGGAAACGCAACTTTATGGCATGAAGGTCGGCCAGCCGGTTACGCTGACGGTCGATGCGCTCCGCCATGCGGAACTGAAGGGGCATATCGAGGCTTTTTCACCGGCAACCGGCTCTGAATTCAGCGTCATCAAATCCGACAATGCGACCGGCAATTTCACCAAGATCACGCAGCGCTTGTCTGTCCGCATTTCCATCGACGAAGGGCAGCCGGATGCTGAATTGCTGGCGCCCGGCATGTCGGTGGTGGTGCGTGTCGATACTGCCTCCACGCCGGATAAATAA
- a CDS encoding MarR family winged helix-turn-helix transcriptional regulator, translated as MTTSDNEFPESELPENELNAAFTMGLSTAARKMRNLFDSRVRERGLTLARARVLLLLAQQRDWNQRELADALEIEHPSVVRLLDGLEKQGMIVRASVEGDRRAKRIELTEEAQAQVRQLGEITRTIRQEMLENIDRQSLETTLEVFHAISRKVEKALNGQDG; from the coding sequence ATGACAACATCAGATAATGAATTCCCAGAGAGCGAACTCCCAGAAAATGAACTCAATGCCGCGTTTACCATGGGTCTGTCCACGGCGGCCCGGAAAATGCGCAATCTTTTCGATTCCCGTGTGCGGGAGCGCGGATTGACGCTGGCGCGTGCCCGCGTTCTGCTGCTGCTTGCACAACAGCGCGACTGGAACCAGCGTGAGTTGGCCGATGCTTTGGAAATAGAGCATCCTTCGGTGGTGCGTCTTCTGGACGGCCTTGAAAAACAGGGAATGATCGTTCGCGCCTCCGTTGAGGGGGATCGGCGCGCAAAGCGCATCGAATTGACGGAGGAAGCGCAGGCGCAGGTCCGTCAGCTTGGGGAAATAACGCGGACGATTCGGCAGGAAATGCTGGAAAATATCGATCGGCAATCGCTCGAGACGACGCTTGAGGTTTTTCACGCAATAAGCCGCAAGGTCGAAAAAGCATTGAACGGGCAGGATGGCTGA
- a CDS encoding ABC transporter substrate-binding protein, with translation MKFSLNRRQALLGMGAAGAAVAFGFPARAATRNLAVLHLASHAPSFIAHERGYFKDAGLDIELKFFEAAQPSAVAIASGDADFGVTAMSGGLISLAQKGAVKVIGGALIEEKGVVGAIILASNKAYDAGLTDPSRLAGKTFGITTAGSSFHFMAHKIAQANNIDLKQIQLRPLQKLGAVVGALSSGQIDAWAIQPNIAKKLIREGAARQIGLVADYAPNYQVTTAFTSTRNATDERALTEAFVKAYSRAIDDYNAAFVDNKTDDAERDALARIVHKYVESDSPFDTARQNLIDGAMRINPGLALALDSCVEQLDWFKSEGMVKDSITNEQLFDTSYVKTI, from the coding sequence ATGAAATTCAGCTTGAACCGTCGTCAGGCGCTTCTTGGCATGGGGGCAGCCGGTGCGGCTGTAGCCTTTGGCTTTCCGGCCCGCGCGGCGACGCGCAATCTTGCCGTGCTGCATCTGGCGAGCCATGCGCCAAGTTTCATCGCGCATGAGCGCGGCTACTTCAAGGATGCCGGTCTGGACATTGAGCTGAAATTCTTTGAAGCAGCCCAGCCTTCGGCGGTCGCCATCGCATCGGGCGATGCAGATTTCGGCGTAACAGCCATGAGCGGCGGCCTCATCAGCCTTGCACAGAAAGGCGCGGTCAAGGTGATCGGCGGTGCGCTGATCGAGGAGAAAGGGGTGGTCGGCGCGATCATCCTGGCCTCCAACAAGGCTTATGATGCGGGCCTTACCGATCCATCCAGGCTGGCGGGAAAGACCTTCGGCATCACCACCGCCGGTTCGTCGTTCCATTTCATGGCGCACAAGATCGCGCAGGCCAATAATATCGATCTAAAGCAGATCCAGTTGCGCCCGCTGCAAAAGCTGGGCGCTGTTGTGGGTGCGCTTTCCAGCGGACAAATCGATGCCTGGGCCATCCAGCCCAATATTGCCAAAAAACTGATCCGGGAAGGCGCTGCCAGACAGATTGGCCTCGTGGCCGATTATGCGCCGAATTATCAGGTAACGACCGCCTTCACCTCCACCAGAAACGCCACGGATGAGCGCGCACTGACCGAAGCCTTCGTCAAGGCCTATTCACGCGCCATCGACGATTACAATGCGGCTTTCGTGGATAACAAGACCGATGACGCGGAGCGCGATGCGCTGGCAAGGATCGTGCATAAATATGTCGAAAGCGACAGCCCGTTCGACACCGCCAGGCAAAACCTTATCGACGGCGCAATGCGCATCAATCCGGGCCTTGCGCTGGCGCTCGATAGCTGTGTGGAACAGCTCGACTGGTTCAAGTCGGAGGGCATGGTCAAGGATTCGATCACGAACGAACAGCTCTTCGACACATCCTACGTCAAGACGATCTGA
- a CDS encoding ABC transporter ATP-binding protein — translation MDLKLQNISHFYGKVEVLKDISLDIPQGQIVCLIGPSGCGKSTLLRFLGGLERPGSGQVLQIGDPPPDSLNPLTYVFQHFALLPWRTVEGNIKLVLEDHRLSQREMNDIVTDVLERTRLGDFRTALPKQLSGGMRQRVAISRALAVRPAVMLMDEPLSALDSQTRALLMDDLVSLWTRQPFTSVYVTHNFAEAVRLGHRVVVLSRRPGRIRQIVDIDIPLSERALGDPALEAKQKMLWDLMREEAMAADKELTDV, via the coding sequence ATGGACCTGAAACTCCAGAATATCAGTCACTTCTACGGAAAAGTGGAAGTGCTGAAGGATATTTCTCTCGATATACCGCAGGGGCAGATCGTCTGCCTGATCGGCCCTTCCGGCTGCGGCAAATCCACCTTGCTGCGCTTTCTCGGCGGGCTGGAACGTCCCGGTTCCGGTCAGGTTCTCCAGATTGGCGACCCGCCGCCGGATTCGCTCAATCCCCTTACCTACGTATTCCAGCATTTCGCCCTTCTGCCGTGGCGCACGGTCGAGGGCAATATCAAGCTGGTGCTGGAAGATCATCGCCTCAGCCAGCGCGAGATGAACGATATCGTCACCGATGTTCTTGAACGCACCCGGCTCGGCGATTTTCGCACGGCTCTGCCCAAGCAGCTTTCGGGCGGCATGCGCCAGCGCGTCGCGATCAGCCGGGCGCTCGCCGTGCGGCCTGCCGTCATGCTGATGGACGAACCGCTTTCCGCGCTCGACAGCCAGACACGCGCACTTCTCATGGACGATCTCGTGTCGCTATGGACGCGCCAGCCCTTCACATCCGTCTATGTGACGCACAACTTCGCCGAAGCTGTCCGCCTCGGCCACCGCGTTGTGGTCCTGTCGCGCAGGCCCGGCCGCATCCGCCAGATCGTCGATATCGACATTCCGCTTTCCGAACGCGCGCTTGGCGATCCGGCCCTGGAGGCAAAGCAGAAAATGCTCTGGGATCTGATGCGTGAAGAAGCCATGGCCGCCGACAAGGAGCTTACCGATGTCTGA
- a CDS encoding ABC transporter permease: MSDADVSKTARPVRPVEFRGGGFAPSPVRGIGLAVFVVLMVAAEIGTRSGFISNLTLPRPSAVLETFGQLWQTGLLWQHLLPSLQRLIIGASLGIAVGISLGVMIGLFSYVRAGLVPLVAALFPIPKIALLPLFVIWFGIDEMSKYMLIAFGTFTPTVVATYGAVDNVDRSLIRMGQSFGLSWWSIVRKIVLPGAFPAILSGLRVSISIAIILLVAAEMLGAQYGVGSYILEARSLYDLEKLFAGVAILSVMGLIVNVVIGWVERRFLNWRG, encoded by the coding sequence ATGTCTGATGCAGACGTTTCCAAAACGGCCCGCCCCGTTCGCCCGGTGGAGTTTCGCGGCGGCGGCTTTGCGCCCTCGCCCGTGCGCGGCATCGGCCTTGCCGTCTTCGTCGTGCTTATGGTTGCCGCCGAAATCGGCACACGCAGCGGCTTCATTTCCAATCTCACCTTGCCACGCCCGAGCGCCGTTCTGGAAACATTTGGCCAGCTCTGGCAGACCGGCTTGTTGTGGCAGCATCTCCTGCCCTCGCTCCAGCGATTGATAATCGGCGCATCGCTCGGCATCGCGGTCGGCATCTCGCTCGGCGTGATGATCGGGCTTTTCAGTTATGTGCGCGCTGGCCTCGTGCCGCTCGTGGCCGCCCTGTTCCCCATTCCGAAAATTGCCCTGCTGCCGCTTTTCGTGATCTGGTTCGGCATTGACGAAATGTCGAAATATATGCTCATCGCCTTCGGCACCTTTACCCCCACAGTGGTGGCAACCTATGGCGCGGTGGACAATGTGGACCGCTCGCTGATCCGCATGGGGCAGAGTTTCGGCCTGAGCTGGTGGTCCATCGTGCGCAAAATCGTGCTGCCGGGCGCTTTTCCGGCGATATTGTCAGGCTTGCGCGTTTCCATTTCCATCGCCATCATCCTGCTGGTGGCGGCAGAAATGCTCGGCGCGCAATATGGCGTCGGCTCGTATATTCTGGAAGCCCGTTCGCTCTACGACCTTGAAAAGCTCTTCGCGGGCGTGGCGATCCTGTCCGTCATGGGGCTTATCGTCAATGTCGTGATCGGCTGGGTTGAACGGCGCTTCCTGAACTGGCGGGGATAA